taacattattaatttatagagatttcaTTGTATATTGTGCGTCATAGGCAAACGTTTGCgtgtgttatttttttcttcaatattCGTTATATtgcatttattaatttaaagttttatgaGTCTTGGCTTCTAATACTTTGAATAGGCCAAATGCTGTAAATGCAGAACCTCTGAATATGATGTTTATGATTGATTTTGGTAAAGGAAAACATTGTGACTTTGTATGAATGTTATCATGGGTTCTAGCCGGTTCAAGACgttgtacaaaaaaaaacaatccggTTCAGGACGATTGACCTATTATTCGGttcattttcataaaatatttgaatatctAGTCTGTTTGGAAGCTAAGCCCGGCCAAGTCTTGAAAGGTCACACATATCATTACCAATTTTTTTATCCTATTTTTGTGTTTAATAGCGGACGAAACCTTAGTTTGATTTCTTCTTAACGGTTATTTAGAAAACCATGTGGATCAAATCCGCAACGTATGCAGTATGCACATTTTCACATTAGTTCAAAcggtatataaaatatgtaaaggTCGTCTGTAATAGAAATAACTCAAATAAGATCAGCAAacatttgttaaatattttaacatctCTCCTGTCTTTCTATTACATTATATCTAAAACAATAATAGTTATATCAATAAATCAGAGTGGCGCAGCGGAAGCGTGGTGGGCCCATAACCCACAGGTCCCAGGATcgaaacctggctctgatagttcaacttttttttaatttctcggTTAAGGatataaccgaaccgaaatctaGCGTAATTAGACCGTACCGGCCTTTATGATATAATCTCAAAATGATAAAAAGGACCATAACCACACAATAAATGAATGATGGCAAATCAAAGCCTCAGCGAATCTCTTTGCATCACTCTCTCTCATTCCCCAATTGTCTATCACCAGAGCCATAACCATATCTTCTCATACTGCCACGTGTCAGTCTCAGCGTTAACCATCCTTTATCTTCTGCAAGACAACTTGAGTTTGGTTTCTTGTCTCCACCATTATCCTCTGTATACAGAgctctctgcttcttcttcctctttgatCAACCTCTTCAGAAAACATTATCAATGGAGACTAGCGTCACGTGCTACTCACGTGGGGTCCTCCTCCCACGCGTTTCTTCTCAGCGTTCCCCTTCATTGGTTActcctccttcttccttctccaCATCATCCAGCTTCAAGGTTAGTATCCTCTACAATTATACATATGACTTGACTTGAGTTCACACACACACGTGTGAGTACAGTGGAGAATGTGTTCACTGCTAGACTAGTGAGTGTGACATCTTATTTTATACGAGCAGGGTCTGAAGTCAAGCTCAATCTTTGGAGATTCACTCAGAGTAGCACCAAGATCGCAGTTGAAAGCCACCAAGCCCAAGAGCAATGGTGCTTCATCTGTGACCAAATGTGAAATTGGTCAAAGCTTGGTAACAAAAAGACTCAAATCTTTATTTCAAATCTTGTGATGATGATACAATCTTTGAGTGAATGTTTCTTACTTTTGAGTGCGTGTGTGTGTATAGGAAGAGTTTTTGACACAAGCAACTCCAGACAAGGGATTGAGAACTTTGCTGATGTGTATGGGAGAAGCATTGAGGACAATAGCTTTCAAAGTCAGGACAGCTTCTTGCGGTGGAACAGCTTGTGTTAACTCCTTTGGTGATGAACAACTCGCTGTCGATATGCTCGCCGATAAGCTTCTCTTTGAGGTTTGTTTCACTACAGTTTCAGTAACTTGTTTCACAAGTTTCGTTCTCGGAAATAATCATTAGGTTTTGGTTTCTGTGTTTGGTTTTACAGGCTTTGCAATACTCGCATGTGTGTAAGTACGCGTGCTCAGAAGAAGTACCTGAGCTTCAAGACATGGGAGGTCCAGTGGAAGGCGGGTTTAGCGTGGCGTTTGATCCATTGGATGGTTCGAGCATTGTGGATACAAACTTCACTGTGGGAACTATCTTTGGGGTTTGGCCTGGTGACAAGTTAACCGGAGTCACGGGAGGAGATCAAGTGGCTGCAGCCATGGGAATCTATGGTCCAAGAACCACTTATGTTTTGGCTGTTAAAGGGTTTCCAGGAACTCATGAGTTCTTACTTCTTGATGAAGGTACTCCTCTGCTTTTGTGTCTAATCTAGGGTTTAAAAAGATTCACTCTTTTGTAGCTTTAGACTAAAGGTTAAAATGTTTCTCAGGGAAATGGCAGCATGTTAAGGAGACAACAGAGATTAATGAAGGGAAGATGTTCTCACCAGGAAACTTGAGAGCCACGTTTGACAACTCCGAATACAGCAAGGTTCTTGCTTTTTGTTCTGCTTTAATCTAATCACTAATCTATACAAATCTCTGAATGTTTTTCTTGTGAAAACCAGCTGATTGATTACTACGTGAAAGAGAAGTACACACTTCGATACACAGGAGGAATGGTTCCTGACGTTAACCAGGTTTGTTCCTTTTTGCCACTTAATACAGGCACATCCGGATGAAACATTCGGTTTAGTCACTACATGGCTTccaaattgtaatttttttaaaaaattagttaatttaaaaatatttatgaccCCTTAATCTAATATCCTGGCTGCAAAGAACTTGAGTTAAACACTTCATATGTTATGGCATGTAGATTATTGTGAAGGAGAAAGGAATATTCACGAACGTGACTTCGCCTACGGCTAAGGCAAAGTTGAGGTTGTTGTTCGAAGTGGCTCCTCTTGGCCTGCTCGTTGAGAATGCTGGTGGGTTCAGCAGTGATGGATACAACTCTGTGCTTGACAAGACCATCGTCAACCTCGACGATAGAACTCAAGTTGCTTATGGCTCAAAGAACGAGATCATCCGTTTCGAAGAAACCCTTTATGGAACATCAAGACTCAAGAATGTTCCCATTGGAGTTACTGCTTAGaacatcatttaaaataaaaactgaaagcATGTTTTTTCtcccaaaaaaaagaatgtttatttttccataaaacGGATAATGTATGTACTTTTGTTATTGGGTTATATGAGAAGCAACAAAACTATTGCCATTGTTTTAAcccatgttctaaaaatcggccgcctagccgcctaggcggccgcctgGGCGCTACGCGTCACTTTTCCGCaccgatttatgccaaatcggttaaaaaaattggatatccgattttttccgcctagaccgcctaaatgaccgcctagccgcctagacAGCCGCCTAAtctacttttttattatttttttatttttaataatatttttatttatttatttgatctaaaattttataaatatcatttatattcacaattttgatgaaaattacactatattaagtttatatcttctatttgtgtgttttatacaattttaaacataaaaatgtattaatggtatacacaattaaagattaacatgttttataacatagtaaacaatctaaaaattctgccccgcataatttccgattaatccccgattttctcttcaggcgctaggcccaacccgaccgcccgactagcgcctagcgcgttcCTGGTGTTTACCTCATAAGTCATAGCCATCTATGCATAAAgatattataaaatgaaaaagatcAAAATTAGTCACatctaaattaaaattatataatggaCTCTTCAAAAAAACCTCTTTTGCATGTGACGTTTTATAATGTCTACATCTAcaattttcaaatgttttttaaatattttgaactcagatatatatttaaagtttataatttCAAGTTCATGTTATTATACTACTAATTAAATTTGCAATTTTATCAGcccaattaatttttataaattcctCAATATATTAACAGAATTGTCAATTTAGTGATTTTTATCTTTCGGTCTTTCACCTttcaaaacatataatataattgtttgatgttttattgTAAATTTATCTAATTCAGATCTTAAAAGAGAAATTAAACTAAGAACCAACTTACATTACTTTACAAATAACCCAAGTATTTTATTTGTAATCATAAGACTCCAGCCTTTACAAAGTACAAAGTCGCATATTTAATCCATTAATATTACAGAAATAATATTAATTGCATGAACATATTTTATTTCCTCTAGTAAACAGAGTTACAAAGttcaaaaaattaattgtaaacaTAATCATTAAGCTATTATTGGTAACTTGTAAATctgatttttcatttcaaatacGACATTAAGTGTTTGACCAAATGCATATAGTCAGGTCATGCATTTACTCCGGTAACTATAGTCATTTCATTAATCCATAATATATTATACATCTACCAATGACATATATTGTAATTGTTATGTTGTTCGATTAAAAAGAAGCATGAGGAAGCAAGTGGTGATGACACTTTGTCAATAATGGCAAACTTGTAAATATGGtgcaaaataaatgttattttcttaaaatgtttCCCCGTTAATAAGTGAAGGATAGCAAATAAAGCTAATTTTAACTTTACCTATTTTCGTATCTTTGCATGTGTCATacatatacaaataattaaaaaccattaagcaattatgaatattttacattacaaaaaaaatcgtaattattttaaaataatatctgCATGGATATACAAATCAAAGTCTAGTTATATtccatgttctaaaaatcggccgcctagccgcctagccgcctaggcggtCGCCTGGGCGCTACGCGTCACTCTTCTGCCCCAATTTATGccaaatcgatttaaaaaattggatatccgaTTTTCTCCGCAtagaccgcctaaatgaccgcctaggcggccgcctaatctattttttattattattttattttaataatatttttatttatttatttgatctaaaattttataaatatcatttatattcataattttgatgaaaattacactatattaagtttatatcttctatttgtgtgttttatacaattttaaacataaaatgtattaatgttatacacaattaaagattaaaatgttttataacataataaacaatctaaaaattccgTCCCGCATAATTTctgattaatccccgattttctctttaggcgctaggcccaacccgaccgcccgactagcgcctagcatGTTCCCGAACAGGGGTTTTAACTAGGTAAGAAATCGTGCAATATGGCGTAGAAgctcattttataaaataaaaatatatcacatATATAATTACTTTTGGTGAAATACATGAATTACAAAATTATGTTGCATGCAGCCATatttctttattaatattactaaaaatctatgttttctttttagGTTAGTTGTAATGAAATTACAAAGTTGTTAATACCagataaaatatactatgtctTATTATCCGTTTAGTCAAggtatttagaaattttgaaaacaacTGAATATTTGAAACTAATTAGAAAGTAAACACATTCTAACATAATCATTTACTAAATTAGTAAGGTAACTTATAACGACAATGTGGAACATCGTATTCCAgcggttaaggtttaaaggtttCTACATCCAGGTCTAGAGTTTGAATATCAGGCTATGCAATTTCTTACAAATTCCACATTATATGAGGTCCATGCTTCAATTCTTGGAGAAAgcgatttattaaaaaattatgtagATTACGTAAGAAAGGcttacaagggatcttcaacatggtgcaagtaaatccggTCAGGTGTGGATCTTCATATGACGGCTCATGTGATGAAGTTAGGCGTAGATCCTCATAaagcaggtagtattgtcggttgttgAATCttcaatgtaatatttttataattgtaatatatcataataaatcagcgttaaaaaaaacttataacgACAACTCGAATATTCATGATGTATTTGAAACCATGTAAAACTTATGTGGTTAAAAACATGATTACCTATTAATTGTAAGAGATCTT
The window above is part of the Brassica napus cultivar Da-Ae chromosome C8, Da-Ae, whole genome shotgun sequence genome. Proteins encoded here:
- the LOC106360801 gene encoding sedoheptulose-1,7-bisphosphatase, chloroplastic isoform X1; translation: METSVTCYSRGVLLPRVSSQRSPSLVTPPSSFSTSSSFKGLKSSSIFGDSLRVAPRSQLKATKPKSNGASSVTKCEIGQSLEEFLTQATPDKGLRTLLMCMGEALRTIAFKVRTASCGGTACVNSFGDEQLAVDMLADKLLFEALQYSHVCKYACSEEVPELQDMGGPVEGGFSVAFDPLDGSSIVDTNFTVGTIFGVWPGDKLTGVTGGDQVAAAMGIYGPRTTYVLAVKGFPGTHEFLLLDEGKWQHVKETTEINEGKMFSPGNLRATFDNSEYSKLIDYYVKEKYTLRYTGGMVPDVNQIIVKEKGIFTNVTSPTAKAKLRLLFEVAPLGLLVENAGGFSSDGYNSVLDKTIVNLDDRTQVAYGSKNEIIRFEETLYGTSRLKNVPIGVTA
- the LOC106360801 gene encoding sedoheptulose-1,7-bisphosphatase, chloroplastic isoform X2, with the translated sequence METSVTCYSRGVLLPRVSSQRSPSLVTPPSSFSTSSSFKGLKSSSIFGDSLRVAPRSQLKATKPKSNGASSVTKCEIGQSLEEFLTQATPDKGLRTLLMCMGEALRTIAFKVRTASCGGTACVNSFGDEQLAVDMLADKLLFEALQYSHVCKYACSEEVPELQDMGGPVEGGFSVAFDPLDGSSIVDTNFTVGTIFGVWPGDKLTGVTGGDQVAAAMGIYGPRTTYVLAVKGFPGTHEFLLLDEGKWQHVKETTEINEGKMFSPGNLRATFDNSEYSKIIVKEKGIFTNVTSPTAKAKLRLLFEVAPLGLLVENAGGFSSDGYNSVLDKTIVNLDDRTQVAYGSKNEIIRFEETLYGTSRLKNVPIGVTA